A genomic region of Borrelia coriaceae contains the following coding sequences:
- a CDS encoding ParA family protein, whose translation MRDIITISSIKGGVGKSVTAIMLGYIFSKRYRTLLIDIDSQASVTSYFLPYFENKVDIKEYNIYEVLKSKKSFMSIVHEITDDLHFAPSHIRLSQFSGENIIGQEYKLKTILTPYFDKYDYILIDTPPSVNKELINSLMIATKVVIPLPAELWAIESYDILKSKMQEIISAYQKQDFKSYYVIQTLYEENRKIKKEFFDSLQQLYQEYVPIKIHRSAAIQKMITYRLEPRESERYYNEYLRVAEVIEGIENIRMT comes from the coding sequence ATGAGAGATATTATAACAATATCTTCAATTAAGGGCGGTGTTGGCAAAAGTGTAACAGCAATAATGTTGGGGTATATTTTTTCCAAAAGGTATAGGACTTTGCTTATAGATATTGATTCTCAGGCTAGTGTTACTTCTTATTTTCTTCCTTATTTTGAAAATAAAGTCGATATAAAAGAATATAATATTTACGAGGTATTAAAATCTAAAAAGTCTTTTATGAGTATTGTGCATGAGATAACAGATGATTTGCATTTTGCCCCATCGCATATTAGGCTTTCTCAGTTTTCAGGAGAAAATATTATTGGGCAAGAATATAAGTTGAAAACAATTTTGACCCCTTATTTCGATAAATATGATTATATATTAATTGATACCCCACCATCAGTTAATAAGGAACTTATTAATTCTTTGATGATTGCTACCAAGGTTGTTATTCCTTTGCCAGCAGAGCTTTGGGCGATAGAAAGTTATGATATTTTGAAAAGTAAAATGCAAGAGATTATTAGCGCTTATCAGAAACAGGATTTTAAGAGCTATTATGTTATTCAGACCCTTTACGAGGAAAATAGAAAAATAAAGAAAGAATTTTTTGATAGTTTGCAACAGCTTTATCAAGAATATGTTCCAATTAAAATTCATAGAAGTGCTGCTATTCAGAAGATGATTACTTATAGATTGGAGCCCCGGGAAAGTGAGAGGTATTATAATGAGTATTTAAGGGTAGCCGAAGTTATTGAGGGTATTGAAAATATAAGGATGACATAG
- a CDS encoding chromosome replication/partitioning protein → MDILNTIKSRVGDITQFKGDFGKEKARLLRYKQLKEEIKARTLEEAVNKLELAKALYEIKKNKLYRFDGYDYFYEFCLDYKFSRTMIYKYIRIGAYLEKEDVKEQDIIQGSLNKIINDIRVKKSSSMCKPVIIKLNLEDKEKQLILVKNKQKLEKFLLKYLLDNWESFII, encoded by the coding sequence ATGGATATACTTAATACTATTAAGAGTAGGGTAGGAGATATTACTCAATTTAAAGGTGATTTTGGAAAAGAAAAGGCTCGATTATTAAGATATAAGCAACTTAAAGAAGAAATTAAGGCTAGAACTTTAGAAGAAGCCGTTAATAAATTAGAATTAGCTAAGGCGCTTTATGAGATCAAAAAGAATAAATTATATAGATTTGATGGGTATGATTATTTTTATGAATTTTGTTTAGATTATAAGTTTAGTAGGACGATGATATATAAATATATTAGAATAGGTGCTTATTTAGAGAAAGAGGATGTAAAGGAACAGGATATTATACAGGGTTCTTTGAATAAAATCATTAACGATATACGAGTCAAGAAGAGTTCTTCAATGTGTAAGCCTGTTATTATTAAATTAAATTTGGAAGATAAGGAAAAGCAGTTGATTCTTGTGAAAAATAAGCAAAAATTAGAAAAATTTTTGCTTAAATATTTATTGGATAATTGGGAATCATTTATAATCTGA